Proteins encoded by one window of Streptacidiphilus sp. PB12-B1b:
- a CDS encoding GNAT family N-acetyltransferase, which produces MAEPTVTPARAEDKARWRELFEGYAAFYATALGDADYERAWSWIHDPARESRCLLARDADGRPIGLAHYRAYDSLLRGTCGFLDDLYVDPAHRGSGAADALLRELNRIGAEQGWPAVRWNTAEDNYRARGLYDRHAVRTVFLTYSMTPGTGA; this is translated from the coding sequence ATGGCCGAGCCGACCGTCACCCCGGCCCGGGCCGAGGACAAGGCACGCTGGCGCGAGCTGTTCGAGGGCTACGCCGCCTTCTACGCCACCGCGCTCGGCGACGCCGACTACGAGCGGGCCTGGTCCTGGATCCACGACCCGGCCCGGGAGTCCCGCTGCCTGCTGGCCCGCGACGCCGACGGCCGGCCGATCGGACTGGCCCACTACCGCGCCTACGACTCGCTGCTGCGCGGCACCTGCGGCTTCCTGGACGACCTCTACGTCGACCCGGCCCACCGGGGCAGCGGCGCGGCCGACGCGCTGCTGCGGGAGCTGAACCGGATCGGCGCCGAGCAGGGCTGGCCGGCGGTGCGCTGGAACACCGCCGAGGACAACTACCGCGCCCGCGGCCTGTACGACCGGCACGCCGTCAGGACGGTCTTCCTGACGTACAGCATGACCCCCGGCACCGGCGCGTGA
- a CDS encoding GNAT family N-acetyltransferase codes for MPAKTPAPATLSGRHVRLEPLTPDHVPELFAAGGGDDEVWRWLGHPTPRTEDELRAIAADLLARPDAYTAFAVVGLASGRAVGWTTYLDWDTRDERLEIGFTWYARAVWRSPVNTESKLLLLTHAFEDLGMGRVQWKTDHLNQRSQNAIARLGARPEGTLRRHRLRPDGSWRDSVYFSMLADEWPAAKAALVARLERG; via the coding sequence ATGCCCGCCAAGACACCCGCACCCGCCACCCTCTCCGGCCGCCACGTCCGGCTGGAGCCGCTGACCCCGGACCACGTCCCCGAGCTGTTCGCCGCCGGCGGCGGAGACGACGAGGTCTGGCGCTGGCTCGGCCACCCCACCCCCCGCACCGAGGACGAGCTGCGCGCCATCGCCGCCGACCTGCTCGCCCGGCCCGACGCCTACACGGCCTTCGCCGTCGTCGGCCTCGCCTCCGGCCGGGCCGTCGGCTGGACCACCTACCTCGACTGGGACACCCGGGACGAACGCCTGGAGATCGGCTTCACCTGGTACGCCCGCGCGGTCTGGCGCAGCCCGGTCAACACCGAGTCCAAGCTGCTGCTGCTCACCCACGCCTTCGAGGACCTGGGCATGGGCCGGGTCCAGTGGAAGACCGACCACCTCAACCAGCGCTCGCAGAACGCCATCGCCCGGCTCGGCGCCCGGCCCGAGGGCACCCTCCGCCGGCACCGGCTGCGCCCCGACGGCAGCTGGCGCGACAGCGTCTACTTCTCGATGCTGGCCGACGAGTGGCCGGCCGCCAAGGCCGCGCTGGTCGCCCGGCTGGAACGGGGCTGA
- a CDS encoding adenylosuccinate synthase has product MPALVLVGAQWGDEGKGKATDLLGGSVDYVVRYQGGNNAGHTVVVGDQKYALHLLPSGILSPSCTPVIGNGVVIDPAVLFSELVGLQERGVDTSKLLVSGNAHLITPYHRTLDKVSERFLGKRKIGTTGRGIGPAYADKINRVGIRVQDLFDESILRQKVEAALHDKNQILVKLYNRRAVPADLVVDEYLGYADKLRPFVADTALVLNQALEQDKVVLMEGGQGTLLDVDHGTYPFVTSSNPTAGGACTGSGIGPTKINRVIGILKAYTTRVGSGPFPTELLDADGEALRRIGGERGVTTGRDRRCGWFDAPIARYATRVNGLTDFFLTKLDVLTGWEQIPVCVAYEIDGRRVEELPYSQTDFHHAKPIYENLPGWSEDITKAQTFEDLPKNARAYVKALEEMSGAPISAVGVGPGRTETIQINSFLD; this is encoded by the coding sequence GTGCCCGCACTTGTGCTGGTCGGCGCTCAGTGGGGCGACGAGGGCAAGGGGAAGGCCACCGACCTCCTCGGTGGCTCGGTCGACTACGTGGTCCGCTACCAGGGCGGCAACAACGCCGGTCACACGGTGGTCGTGGGCGATCAGAAGTACGCACTTCATCTGCTCCCCTCCGGCATCCTCAGCCCCAGTTGCACACCGGTGATCGGCAACGGCGTGGTCATCGACCCGGCCGTGCTCTTCTCCGAGCTGGTCGGCCTCCAGGAGCGCGGCGTGGACACGTCCAAGCTGCTGGTCTCCGGCAACGCGCACCTGATCACCCCGTACCACCGGACCCTGGACAAGGTGTCCGAGCGCTTCCTCGGCAAGCGCAAGATCGGCACCACCGGCCGCGGCATCGGCCCGGCCTACGCCGACAAGATCAACCGCGTGGGCATCCGGGTCCAGGACCTCTTCGACGAGAGCATCCTGCGGCAGAAGGTCGAAGCCGCGCTGCACGACAAGAACCAGATCCTGGTCAAGCTCTACAACCGCCGCGCGGTCCCGGCCGACCTGGTCGTGGACGAGTACCTGGGCTACGCCGACAAGCTGCGGCCCTTCGTCGCGGACACCGCGCTGGTGCTCAACCAGGCGTTGGAGCAGGACAAGGTGGTGCTGATGGAGGGCGGCCAGGGCACCCTGCTGGACGTCGACCACGGCACGTACCCCTTCGTCACCTCGTCCAACCCGACGGCGGGCGGCGCCTGCACCGGATCCGGCATCGGTCCCACGAAGATCAACCGGGTCATCGGCATCCTCAAGGCGTACACCACCCGCGTCGGCTCGGGCCCGTTCCCGACCGAGCTGCTGGACGCCGACGGCGAGGCGCTGCGCCGGATCGGCGGCGAGCGCGGGGTCACCACCGGCCGCGACCGCCGCTGCGGCTGGTTCGACGCCCCGATCGCCCGCTACGCGACCCGGGTCAACGGCCTCACCGACTTCTTCCTGACCAAGCTGGACGTGCTCACCGGCTGGGAGCAGATCCCGGTGTGCGTGGCGTACGAGATCGACGGCAGGCGGGTGGAGGAGCTGCCCTACTCGCAGACCGACTTCCACCACGCGAAGCCGATCTACGAGAACCTGCCGGGCTGGTCCGAGGACATCACCAAGGCGCAGACCTTCGAGGACCTGCCCAAGAACGCCCGGGCGTACGTCAAGGCGCTGGAGGAGATGTCCGGCGCGCCGATCTCGGCGGTCGGCGTCGGTCCCGGCCGCACCGAGACCATCCAGATCAACTCGTTCCTGGACTGA
- a CDS encoding DUF3151 domain-containing protein, with product MSIHTNLLGGPEPTLLPEDEQPYRLLAEQSASPVQVAADFPTFSLAWAMLADDAFTEDHVVESYAYARTGYHRGLDALRRAGWKGHGPVPWEHRANRGFLRCLAALARAAEAIKETDEAERCWSFLKDSSPEAYAELKR from the coding sequence ATGAGCATTCACACGAACCTGCTGGGCGGGCCCGAACCCACGCTGCTTCCGGAGGACGAGCAGCCGTACCGGCTGCTGGCGGAGCAGTCCGCCTCACCGGTCCAGGTCGCGGCGGACTTCCCGACGTTCTCGCTCGCCTGGGCCATGCTCGCCGACGACGCCTTCACCGAGGACCACGTGGTCGAGTCCTACGCCTACGCCCGCACCGGCTACCACCGCGGGCTGGACGCGCTGCGCCGCGCGGGGTGGAAGGGCCACGGCCCGGTGCCCTGGGAGCACCGCGCCAACCGGGGCTTCCTGCGCTGCCTGGCCGCGCTCGCCCGCGCCGCCGAGGCGATCAAGGAGACCGACGAGGCCGAGCGCTGCTGGTCCTTCCTCAAGGACAGCAGCCCCGAGGCGTACGCCGAGCTGAAGCGCTAG
- the fbaA gene encoding class II fructose-bisphosphate aldolase has product MRMPIATPEVYSEMLDRAKAGKFAYPAINVTSTQTLHAALRGFAEAESDGIIQISTGGAEFLGGQHNKDMVTGAVALAEFAHIVAVKYDITVALHTDHCPKDKLDGYVRPLLAISAERVARGENPLFQSHMWDGSAETLHDNLEIAEELLAQAAAAKIVLEVEITPTGGEEDGVSHEINDNLYTSVNDAVRTAEALGLGEKGRYLLAASFGNVHGVYKPGNVVLKPELLRELQDAIGAQYGKTDPFDFVFHGGSGSSAQEIATALENGVVKMNLDTDTQYAFTRPIADHVFRNYDGVLKVDGEVGKKSTYDPRTWGKLAEAGMAARVVEATQSLRSAGTRLK; this is encoded by the coding sequence ATTCGAATGCCCATCGCAACTCCCGAGGTCTACAGCGAGATGCTGGACCGGGCAAAGGCAGGCAAGTTCGCCTACCCGGCCATCAACGTGACGTCCACGCAGACCCTGCACGCCGCCCTGCGCGGTTTCGCCGAGGCCGAGAGCGACGGCATCATCCAGATCTCCACCGGCGGTGCGGAGTTCCTGGGCGGCCAGCACAACAAGGACATGGTGACCGGCGCGGTCGCGCTGGCCGAGTTCGCGCACATCGTCGCGGTGAAGTACGACATCACCGTCGCCCTGCACACCGACCACTGCCCCAAGGACAAGCTGGACGGCTACGTCCGCCCGCTGCTGGCGATCTCCGCCGAGCGCGTGGCCCGCGGCGAGAACCCGCTGTTCCAGTCGCACATGTGGGACGGCTCGGCCGAGACCCTGCACGACAACCTGGAGATCGCGGAGGAGCTGCTGGCCCAGGCCGCCGCCGCCAAGATCGTCCTGGAGGTCGAGATCACCCCGACCGGCGGTGAGGAGGACGGCGTCTCGCACGAGATCAACGACAACCTCTACACCTCGGTCAACGACGCCGTCCGCACCGCCGAGGCGCTGGGCCTGGGCGAGAAGGGCCGCTACCTGCTGGCCGCCTCCTTCGGCAACGTCCACGGCGTCTACAAGCCGGGCAACGTCGTGCTCAAGCCCGAGCTGCTGCGCGAGCTGCAGGACGCCATCGGCGCGCAGTACGGCAAGACCGACCCGTTCGACTTCGTCTTCCACGGCGGCTCCGGCTCCAGCGCCCAGGAGATCGCCACCGCGCTGGAGAACGGCGTGGTCAAGATGAACCTCGACACCGACACCCAGTACGCCTTCACCCGCCCGATCGCGGACCACGTGTTCCGCAACTACGACGGCGTGCTGAAGGTCGACGGCGAGGTCGGCAAGAAGAGCACCTACGACCCGCGCACCTGGGGCAAGCTGGCCGAGGCCGGGATGGCCGCCCGCGTGGTCGAGGCCACCCAGAGCCTGCGCTCGGCCGGCACCCGGCTGAAGTAG
- a CDS encoding DedA family protein produces MTTYLALNVLDANALISQVGTWGLLAIIFAETGLLIGFFLPGDSLLVLAGVAASSAGLKTLGTRMPLDLLMIGAPVCAIAGAQLGHLLGAKAGPKLFNRPDSRLFRREHVEKAEEYFHKFGPAKAVLMARFIPVVRTFLNPVAGTLEMPAGQFFVWNVIGGLVWTEAMLLIGYQFGAALAPLIDKYLIPAMGLIVLVSIAPMLRELLRNRKKQDGGQAAAGSGSATPTEPVGAAGSGGRHRKS; encoded by the coding sequence GTGACCACGTATCTCGCGTTGAACGTACTCGACGCCAACGCCCTGATCTCGCAGGTCGGCACCTGGGGCCTGCTTGCGATCATCTTCGCGGAGACCGGGCTGCTCATCGGATTCTTCCTGCCCGGCGACTCGCTGCTGGTCCTGGCGGGCGTCGCGGCGTCCAGCGCCGGACTCAAGACCCTGGGCACCCGGATGCCCCTGGACCTGCTGATGATCGGGGCGCCGGTGTGCGCCATCGCCGGGGCGCAGCTGGGCCACCTGCTCGGCGCCAAGGCCGGCCCGAAGCTGTTCAACCGGCCGGACTCGCGGCTGTTCCGGCGCGAGCACGTGGAGAAGGCCGAGGAGTACTTCCACAAGTTCGGCCCGGCCAAGGCCGTGCTGATGGCCCGGTTCATCCCGGTGGTGCGGACCTTCCTCAACCCGGTCGCGGGCACCCTGGAGATGCCCGCCGGGCAGTTCTTCGTGTGGAACGTCATCGGCGGGCTGGTCTGGACCGAGGCCATGCTGCTGATCGGCTACCAGTTCGGCGCGGCGCTCGCCCCGCTCATCGACAAGTACCTGATCCCGGCGATGGGGCTGATCGTGCTGGTCTCGATCGCCCCGATGCTGCGGGAGCTGCTGCGGAACCGCAAGAAGCAGGACGGCGGCCAGGCCGCCGCGGGCTCCGGCTCCGCGACGCCGACCGAGCCGGTCGGCGCGGCCGGTTCGGGCGGACGCCACCGCAAGAGCTGA
- the pyrE gene encoding orotate phosphoribosyltransferase, with product MSNHRDELLDEIKAKAVVHGKVTLSSGLESDYYVDLRRVTLDGHAAPLVGRVMLDLTADLDFDAVGGLTLGADPVATSMLHAAAARGSRLDAFVVRKAQKAHGMQRRIEGTEVKGRRVLVVEDTSTTGGSPLTAVEAVREAGGEVVAVAVIVERGAAPAIEAEGLPYLAAYQLADLGL from the coding sequence ATGAGCAACCACCGCGACGAGCTTCTCGACGAGATCAAGGCCAAGGCCGTGGTCCACGGCAAGGTAACGCTGTCCTCGGGCCTGGAGTCCGACTACTACGTCGACCTGCGCCGGGTCACCCTGGACGGCCACGCCGCCCCGCTGGTCGGCCGGGTGATGCTGGACCTCACCGCCGACCTGGACTTCGACGCCGTCGGCGGCCTCACCCTGGGCGCCGACCCGGTCGCCACCTCGATGCTGCACGCCGCCGCGGCGCGCGGCAGCCGACTGGACGCCTTCGTGGTCCGCAAGGCGCAGAAGGCGCACGGGATGCAGCGCCGGATCGAGGGCACCGAGGTCAAGGGCCGCCGGGTGCTGGTGGTCGAGGACACCTCCACCACCGGCGGTTCGCCGCTGACCGCGGTGGAGGCGGTACGCGAGGCCGGGGGCGAGGTGGTGGCGGTCGCGGTGATCGTGGAGCGCGGCGCGGCCCCGGCGATCGAGGCCGAGGGCCTGCCGTACCTGGCCGCCTACCAGCTGGCCGACCTGGGCCTGTGA
- a CDS encoding aldose 1-epimerase, with the protein MSRSAPTTSLPPVLLSAGEAQVTVLPGDGCRLGSLRVGGTELLRTAEDEGAQPGDVFGYGSFPMVPWSGRVDHGRWRNAQVSHELPIDMPPHAIHGTGVRAAWAPAAAPTAEAGAASAAFYYDLAAPWPYAGRVTQLFELTPDSLRTTLSVETAADSFPAQVGWHPWFRKRLSAGGAAARLDFAPAWQEERGPDHLPTGRRIDPLPGPRDDCFGMPEGVAATLVWEGELSLGISSDCAWLVVFDEQADAICVEPQSGPPNGLNTAPRLVTRIEPLEASTTWSWRRP; encoded by the coding sequence GTGTCCCGCTCCGCCCCGACGACGTCGCTGCCGCCGGTCCTGCTCTCCGCCGGGGAGGCGCAGGTGACCGTCCTGCCCGGCGACGGCTGCCGGCTGGGCAGCCTGCGCGTGGGCGGCACCGAGCTGCTGCGGACCGCCGAGGACGAGGGGGCGCAGCCGGGGGACGTCTTCGGCTACGGCTCGTTCCCGATGGTCCCGTGGAGCGGGCGGGTCGACCACGGCCGCTGGCGGAACGCCCAGGTCAGCCATGAGCTGCCGATCGACATGCCGCCGCACGCCATCCACGGCACCGGCGTCCGCGCCGCCTGGGCCCCGGCCGCCGCGCCGACGGCGGAGGCGGGGGCCGCGAGCGCGGCGTTCTACTACGACCTGGCCGCCCCCTGGCCGTACGCCGGCCGGGTGACCCAGCTGTTCGAGCTGACCCCGGACTCGCTGCGGACCACGCTGTCGGTGGAGACCGCCGCCGACTCCTTCCCGGCCCAGGTCGGCTGGCACCCCTGGTTCCGCAAGCGGCTGAGCGCCGGCGGAGCCGCCGCCCGGCTGGACTTCGCCCCGGCCTGGCAGGAGGAGCGCGGCCCCGACCACCTGCCGACCGGCCGCCGAATCGATCCGCTGCCGGGCCCGCGCGACGACTGCTTCGGCATGCCGGAGGGGGTCGCCGCCACCCTGGTCTGGGAGGGCGAGCTGAGCCTGGGGATCAGCTCCGACTGCGCCTGGCTGGTGGTCTTCGACGAGCAGGCGGACGCCATCTGCGTGGAGCCGCAGTCGGGCCCGCCGAACGGCCTGAACACCGCTCCGCGCCTGGTCACCCGTATCGAGCCGTTGGAGGCGAGCACCACCTGGAGCTGGCGGCGGCCCTGA
- a CDS encoding spermidine synthase, with protein MISQTAAPPVTQAVGGRAARWLVLLAAFVCAACGLVYELELVALGSYLLGDSVTQVSVVLSVMVFAMGVGSLLAKRFTRRPATAFAVVESALAVVGGLSVLLLYSCFVWFGHYRVALVAVATVIGVLIGAEIPLLMTLIQRIRRQDAGRAVADLFAADYVGALVGGLAFPFLLLPCLGQAEGALITGGINAVAGGAVVLWLFREEPPRRLRPLLWSLCGVVLLLLAVSAALTGAFERAARQALYGAPVRFSSQSRYQEVVLTGPGPGPGPGPGSERVPPQRSAADGYPPRGPGPAALAPAPSGPAALAPAALAEQGQAEQRQGEQQQQGEQQQDEELRLYLGGRIAVCGDDQARYHAALVQPAMTGPRARVLVLGGGDGLAVREVLRHADVRQVTVVELDPAVLRLARTDPVLSRLNGRALSDPRVRVRTADAFDWLRAAVRRGRRYDVVIADLPDPDLDQGRKFYTEEFYGLAERLLAPGGRLAVHAGPVTGSFWSADASVRAVGLRTVDYAVPAGPDCGGPADWGFILAARSTPRLCLPADLPEAPGLDQAALRLAAVLADTRRPTRAAAPSTLLRPG; from the coding sequence GTGATCAGCCAAACCGCAGCACCCCCAGTCACCCAGGCCGTCGGCGGTCGGGCCGCCCGGTGGCTGGTGCTGCTGGCGGCCTTCGTCTGCGCCGCCTGCGGACTGGTGTACGAGCTCGAACTGGTGGCGCTGGGCAGCTACCTGCTCGGCGATTCGGTGACGCAGGTGTCGGTGGTGCTCTCGGTGATGGTCTTCGCCATGGGCGTCGGCTCGCTGCTGGCCAAGCGCTTCACCCGCCGCCCGGCGACCGCCTTCGCCGTGGTCGAGAGCGCGCTGGCGGTCGTCGGCGGGCTGTCGGTGCTGCTGCTGTACAGCTGTTTCGTCTGGTTCGGCCACTACCGGGTCGCCCTGGTCGCCGTCGCCACCGTCATCGGCGTGCTGATCGGGGCCGAGATCCCGCTGCTGATGACGCTGATCCAGCGGATCCGGCGGCAGGACGCCGGCCGGGCCGTGGCCGACCTGTTCGCCGCCGACTACGTGGGCGCGCTCGTCGGCGGTCTGGCCTTCCCGTTCCTGCTGCTGCCCTGCCTGGGCCAGGCCGAGGGCGCGCTGATCACCGGCGGGATCAACGCCGTCGCCGGCGGGGCGGTCGTGCTGTGGCTGTTCCGGGAGGAGCCGCCGCGGCGGCTGCGGCCGCTGCTGTGGAGCCTGTGCGGGGTGGTCCTGCTACTGCTGGCCGTCTCCGCCGCGCTGACCGGGGCGTTCGAGCGCGCCGCCCGGCAGGCGCTGTACGGCGCGCCGGTCCGCTTCAGCAGCCAGAGCCGCTACCAGGAGGTCGTGCTGACCGGCCCAGGGCCGGGGCCGGGCCCGGGGCCGGGCAGCGAGCGGGTGCCGCCGCAGCGCTCCGCCGCCGACGGCTACCCGCCGCGCGGCCCCGGCCCGGCCGCGCTGGCACCGGCGCCCTCCGGCCCGGCCGCCCTGGCCCCGGCCGCGCTCGCCGAGCAGGGGCAGGCCGAGCAGCGGCAGGGTGAGCAGCAGCAGCAGGGTGAGCAGCAGCAGGACGAGGAGCTGCGGCTGTACCTCGGCGGCCGGATCGCGGTCTGCGGCGACGACCAGGCCCGCTACCACGCCGCGCTGGTCCAGCCCGCGATGACCGGTCCGCGCGCCCGGGTGCTGGTGCTCGGCGGCGGCGACGGCCTGGCCGTCCGCGAGGTGCTGCGACACGCCGACGTCCGGCAGGTGACCGTGGTCGAGCTGGACCCGGCCGTGCTGCGGCTGGCCCGAACCGACCCGGTGCTCTCCCGGCTCAACGGCCGTGCGCTGAGCGACCCCCGGGTGCGGGTCCGCACCGCCGACGCCTTCGACTGGCTGCGGGCCGCCGTCCGGCGCGGCAGGCGGTACGACGTGGTCATCGCCGACCTGCCCGATCCCGACCTCGACCAGGGCCGCAAGTTCTACACCGAGGAGTTCTACGGCCTCGCCGAGCGGCTGCTGGCCCCCGGCGGGCGCCTGGCCGTCCACGCCGGGCCGGTGACCGGGAGCTTCTGGAGCGCCGACGCCTCGGTCCGCGCGGTCGGCCTGCGCACGGTGGACTACGCCGTCCCGGCCGGGCCGGACTGCGGCGGGCCCGCCGACTGGGGCTTCATCCTCGCCGCCCGCAGCACGCCCCGGCTGTGCCTGCCGGCCGACCTGCCCGAGGCGCCCGGCCTGGACCAGGCCGCGCTGCGGCTCGCGGCCGTCCTCGCCGACACCCGCAGGCCGACCCGCGCCGCCGCGCCGTCCACCCTGCTGCGCCCGGGGTGA
- a CDS encoding DUF2617 family protein, which translates to MLTTLQTTYTDTRAGDLAWCLGGGQLPALAVLDLRIGPTDLQLRLLGASHQVILGSGEEECSETVACLPGRRTPLPARVAECVHGWEYEFAAQVESFQEEGFARRAQELLALVENHPHGLAGVFPGDPNAFTALLAGGGEREVFWRTWHAYPQEGRLVCTRSSLRLREGEAERG; encoded by the coding sequence ATGCTCACCACGCTTCAGACGACTTACACCGACACCCGCGCCGGGGATCTGGCGTGGTGCCTCGGCGGCGGCCAGCTGCCCGCACTCGCCGTCCTGGACCTGAGGATCGGCCCGACCGATCTCCAACTCCGCCTGCTCGGAGCCTCGCACCAGGTGATCCTGGGGTCGGGCGAGGAGGAGTGCTCGGAGACCGTCGCCTGCCTGCCCGGCCGGCGCACCCCGCTGCCGGCCCGGGTCGCCGAGTGCGTCCACGGCTGGGAGTACGAATTCGCCGCCCAGGTGGAATCGTTCCAGGAGGAGGGCTTCGCGCGGCGCGCGCAGGAACTCCTGGCCCTGGTCGAGAACCATCCGCACGGTCTGGCCGGGGTCTTCCCCGGGGATCCGAATGCCTTCACCGCACTGCTCGCGGGCGGCGGTGAGCGGGAGGTGTTCTGGCGCACCTGGCACGCCTATCCGCAGGAGGGGCGACTGGTGTGCACCCGGTCCTCGCTCAGGCTCCGGGAAGGCGAAGCGGAGCGCGGTTGA
- a CDS encoding metal ABC transporter permease, translating to MSVWSQDFFHHALLAGTFIALASGLVGYFLVLRAQVFTGDALSHVAFTGAMAALAAGWDLRLGLFVGCVGAGLLLAGIGRRGRADDVVIGSSFAWILGLGAFFLTLYTTSRSGSDVGNAGTSVLFGSIFGLSGGQTLVAVLIAAGITAVLLLIARPLLFATLDEAVAAARGVPVKLLGLGFLALVGACAGEATQAVGSLLLLGLLAAPAGAALRLTDRPYPGLALSAGLAVAEMWIGLALSATFTSLPPSFSIMAAATAVYALAWALSGLTRKGVAASAH from the coding sequence GTGAGCGTCTGGAGTCAGGACTTCTTCCACCACGCCCTGCTGGCAGGGACGTTCATCGCCCTGGCCTCGGGCCTGGTCGGCTACTTCCTGGTGCTGCGCGCCCAGGTGTTCACCGGCGACGCGCTCAGCCATGTCGCCTTCACCGGCGCGATGGCGGCCCTGGCCGCCGGGTGGGACCTGCGGCTCGGCCTGTTCGTCGGCTGCGTCGGCGCCGGCCTGCTGCTGGCCGGGATCGGCCGCCGGGGGCGCGCGGACGACGTGGTCATCGGCAGTTCCTTCGCCTGGATCCTCGGCCTGGGCGCTTTCTTCCTGACGCTGTACACCACCTCGCGCAGCGGCTCGGACGTCGGCAACGCCGGTACCAGCGTGCTGTTCGGCTCGATCTTCGGGCTGAGCGGCGGGCAGACCCTGGTGGCCGTCCTGATCGCGGCGGGCATCACCGCCGTGCTGCTGCTGATCGCCCGTCCGCTGCTGTTCGCCACGCTGGACGAGGCGGTCGCGGCGGCGCGCGGGGTGCCGGTGAAGCTGCTGGGGCTGGGCTTCCTGGCGCTGGTCGGCGCCTGCGCGGGGGAGGCGACGCAGGCGGTGGGCTCGCTGCTGCTGCTCGGCCTGCTGGCGGCCCCGGCCGGTGCGGCGCTGCGGCTGACCGACCGGCCGTACCCGGGGCTGGCGTTGTCGGCCGGACTGGCGGTGGCGGAGATGTGGATCGGGCTGGCCCTGAGCGCGACCTTCACCAGCCTGCCGCCGAGCTTCTCCATCATGGCCGCGGCCACCGCCGTCTACGCGCTGGCCTGGGCGCTGTCCGGACTTACCCGGAAGGGTGTCGCGGCTTCCGCGCATTGA
- a CDS encoding metal ABC transporter permease — MQVFFSWNPVADFQQMWSFPFMVNAFRAGAVVALVAGAIGWFMVLRRQSFAGHTLGVVAFPGASFATLAGISTGFGYFGFCLAAALVIALLRREGRDAGAEESAATGVVQTFLLACGFLFIALYKGLLSGPEAILFGSFLGITADQVLVLVLVGAAVLAALALIGRPLLFASVDPQVAAARGVPVRALSIVFLLLLGAATAEAAQITGSLLVFALLVLPAATAQVLTARPALSLALTLAVGFAVTWAGLVAAWYWPYPLGFFVTSFAFAGYLLAQLATRLRGARVRGARVRGAVAGRAVA; from the coding sequence ATGCAGGTATTTTTCAGCTGGAACCCGGTCGCCGACTTCCAGCAGATGTGGTCGTTCCCGTTCATGGTCAACGCCTTCCGGGCGGGCGCGGTGGTCGCGCTGGTCGCCGGGGCCATCGGCTGGTTCATGGTGCTGCGCCGACAGTCCTTCGCCGGGCACACCCTGGGCGTGGTGGCCTTTCCCGGCGCCTCCTTCGCCACCCTCGCCGGGATCAGCACCGGCTTCGGCTACTTCGGCTTCTGCCTGGCCGCCGCCCTGGTCATCGCGCTGCTGCGGCGCGAGGGCCGGGACGCCGGGGCGGAGGAGTCGGCGGCCACCGGCGTCGTCCAGACCTTCCTGCTGGCCTGTGGCTTCCTGTTCATCGCGCTCTACAAGGGGCTGTTGAGCGGCCCGGAGGCGATCCTGTTCGGCAGCTTCCTGGGCATCACCGCCGACCAGGTGCTGGTACTGGTGCTGGTCGGCGCGGCCGTGTTGGCGGCGCTGGCCCTGATCGGACGCCCGCTGCTGTTCGCCTCGGTGGACCCGCAGGTCGCGGCGGCGCGCGGGGTGCCGGTGCGGGCCCTGTCGATCGTCTTCCTGCTGCTGCTCGGCGCGGCGACGGCGGAGGCCGCGCAGATCACCGGCTCGCTGCTGGTCTTCGCGCTGCTGGTGCTGCCCGCGGCGACCGCGCAGGTGCTCACCGCCCGCCCGGCGCTGAGCCTGGCGCTGACCCTGGCCGTCGGCTTCGCGGTGACCTGGGCGGGGCTGGTCGCGGCCTGGTACTGGCCCTATCCGCTGGGGTTCTTCGTGACCAGCTTCGCCTTCGCCGGCTACCTGCTGGCCCAACTCGCCACCCGGCTGCGGGGAGCCCGCGTCCGTGGGGCCCGCGTCCGGGGGGCCGTCGCCGGGAGGGCGGTCGCGTGA